A genomic segment from Triticum dicoccoides isolate Atlit2015 ecotype Zavitan chromosome 1A, WEW_v2.0, whole genome shotgun sequence encodes:
- the LOC119284922 gene encoding polygalacturonase At1g48100-like produces the protein MEARTAIALLLALVVAASFLCDGVHSRHHHHTKRHSVRPPSHAPGPAGPRRAPSPKHGSPSAPPPARTPPSAPPMPGAPAPAPSDDGDNVYDVIKDFGAVGDGVTDDTDAIKTAWDTACQDDGEGVVLAAAGHSFLVHTTTFTGPCQGSVTLQIDGTIVAPSEPTTWPANSKRNWLVFYKADGMALRGSGLIDGKGQKWWDLPCKPHKGGSTHGPCDSPVALRFFMSNNVTVQGLRVQDSPEFHFRFDSCRGVHVDSLSISSPALSPNTDGIHVENTQDVLITNTVVSNGDDCVSIGAGTLNVHIENVTCGPGHGISIGSLGKQGSRACVANITVRNAVIRHSDNGVRIKTWQGGSGSVSAVTFENVRMDAVRNPIIIDQYYCLTKSCENATTAVFVSDITYAGIRGTYDVRGPPIHFGCSDAVPCTNITLSGVELLPASGDTVDSPFCWNVYGNTTTPIVPPVACLIEGVPRNVDEASSLKCY, from the exons ATGGAGGCCCGGACCGCCATTGCGCTGCTCCTCGCGCTCGTGGTCGCCGCGAGCTTCCTCTGCGACGGCGTCCacagccgccaccaccaccacaccaagcgCCACTCCGTGCGGCCGCCGTCCCACGCACCCGGGCCTGCGGGACCGAGGAGGGCACCTTCACCTAAGCATGGGTCTCCGTCTGCACCACCGCCGGCCAGGACGCCACCGTCAGCCCCTCCAATGCCGGGCGCGCCCGCGCCGGCCCCGTCCGACGATGGCGACAACGTGTACGACGTCATCAAGGActtcggcgcggtcggggacggcgTGACGGACGACACGGACGCGATCAAGACCGCGTGGGACACGGCGTGCCAGGACGACGGGGAGGGCGTCGTCCTCGCGGCCGCCGGGCACTCGTTCCTGGTGCACACCACCACCTTCACCGGGCCGTGCCAGGGCAGCGTCACGCTGCAGATCGACGGCACGATCGTGGCGCCCAGCGAGCCCACCACGTGGCCGGCCAACAGCAAGCGCAACTGGCTGGTGTTCTACAAGGCCGACGGCATGGCGCTGCGCGGCTCCGGGCTCATCGACGGCAAGGGCCAGAAGTGGTGGGATCTCCCCTGCAAGCCTCACAAGGGAGGAAGCACCCACGGACCTTGTGACAGCCCGGTG GCGCTTAGGTTTTTCATGAGCAACAACGTGACGGTGCAAGGGCTCAGAGTGCAGGACAGCCCGGAGTTCCACTTCCGGTTCGACAGCTGCCGCGGCGTGCACGTCGACAGCCTCTCCATTAGCTCCCCGGCGCTGAGCCCCAACACCGACGGCATCCACGTCGAGAACACCCAGGACGTGctcatcaccaacaccgtcgtctCCAACGGCGACGACTGTGTCTCCATCGGCGCCGGCACCCTCAACGTCCACATCGAGAACGTCACCTGCGGCCCCGGCCACGGCATCAG CATCGGGAGCCTGGGAAAGCAGGGGTCGCGGGCGTGCGTGGCCAACATCACGGTGCGGAACGCGGTGATCCGGCACTCGGACAACGGCGTGAGGATCAAGACGTGGCAGGGCGGCTCCGGGTCGGTGTCGGCGGTGACCTTCGAGAACGTGCGCATGGACGCCGTGCGCAACCCCATCATCATCGACCAGTACTACTGCCTCACCAAGAGCTGCGAGAACGCCACCACCGCCGTCTTCGTCTCCGACATCACCTACGCCGGCATCCGGGGCACCTACGACGTGCGCGGCCCGCCCATCCACTTCGGCTGCAGCGACGCCGTGCCCTGCACCAACATCACCCTCTCCGGCGTCGAGCTGCTGCCCGCCTCCGGCGACACCGTCGACAGCCCCTTCTGCTGGAACGTCTACGGCAACACCACCACGCCCATTGTGCCGCCGGTGGCGTGCCTCATAGAGGGCGTGCCCAGGAACGTGGATGAAGCTAGCAGCTTGAAGTGTTACTGA